The following are encoded in a window of Arthrobacter sp. OAP107 genomic DNA:
- a CDS encoding glycoside hydrolase family 38 C-terminal domain-containing protein, with protein sequence MHDDRRITEVRLDRFLRERITPAIYGRSVPLELSSWDVPDEPVPVLEALRQEFVPQERGAAWGRAWSTKWLRLQGEVPDAWGTAPDTEVEIVVDLGFTTEIPGFQCEGIAWRPDGSIIKAISPRNQHITLKLLGSGLAVDFYVEAAANPDVAQGWSFAPTPYGDKATAGNEPQYRLGSIAIAELNRAVWELQQDVLTLSGLMHELPTELPRRHEILRALERMMDTMDPDDVPGTAPAGRAALAEVLARPAYASAHQLFATGHAHIDSAWLWPVRETVRKCARTFSNVVALMDEDPDFVFSCSSAQQLAWIKEFYPELFERIREKVKSGQFIPVGGMWVESDTNMPGGEAMARQFVEGKSFFLSEFDVECREAWLPDSFGYSAAMPQIVKAAGSRWFLTQKISWNQINRMPHHTFNWEGIDGTRLFTHFPPVDTYNSELSGRDLAHAERNYRDHGYGASSLVPFGYGDGGGGPTREMLAAAHRAADLEGSPKVRIGAPRSFFEQAEAEYTALPVWVGEMYLELHRGTYTSQARTKQGNRRSEHLLREAELWCATAAVRSGGQYTYPAAELKRLWQLVLLQQFHDILPGSAIAWVHQDAERNYAAIATGLEALISEASAALLGEGRREFLLNASPHARQGVPALAAAAPAVSKDAATRDEVAATPLEGGFVLDNGVIRAVLDDNGLLTSLRDHGTGREAIAPGQFGNHLELHRDTPNEWDAWDIDEFYRRNVTSLADAAEVRLERHGGDAAVVVERLTGSSRITQRITLEPGSPSLRISTEVDWQEREKLLKLGFPLDLRADRSAAETQFGHVFRPTHVNTSWEAAKFEICAHRWIHVAEPGYGVAIANASTYGHDVARSVRDDGGTTTTVRLSLLRAAKFPDPEADRGRHVLDVWVRPAAGIAEAVEEGYRANLAPRTVRGAHPAEALVAVDNPALVIEAVKLAEDGSGDVIVRLYESLGRRSAGRLTANFGTTGIQTVDLLERPVEGTGVVAGTDSAELTLRPFQLVTLRLAR encoded by the coding sequence TTGCATGACGACCGCCGGATCACGGAAGTCCGCCTGGACCGCTTTCTCCGCGAACGGATCACCCCCGCCATCTACGGGCGCAGCGTGCCCCTGGAGCTCAGCAGCTGGGACGTTCCGGATGAACCCGTCCCGGTCCTGGAGGCGCTGCGCCAGGAGTTCGTCCCGCAGGAACGCGGTGCTGCGTGGGGACGCGCGTGGAGCACGAAGTGGCTGCGGCTCCAGGGAGAGGTGCCGGACGCCTGGGGAACGGCGCCCGATACCGAAGTGGAGATCGTGGTGGACCTCGGGTTCACCACCGAGATCCCCGGCTTCCAGTGCGAAGGGATCGCGTGGCGGCCGGACGGCAGCATCATCAAGGCCATCTCACCCCGCAACCAGCACATCACGCTGAAGCTGCTGGGCAGCGGCCTGGCCGTAGACTTCTATGTGGAGGCGGCAGCCAATCCCGACGTCGCCCAAGGCTGGAGCTTCGCGCCCACTCCGTACGGGGACAAGGCCACAGCGGGCAATGAGCCGCAGTACCGGCTCGGCAGCATCGCCATCGCCGAGCTGAACCGCGCCGTGTGGGAGCTTCAGCAGGACGTGCTGACGCTCAGCGGGCTCATGCACGAGCTCCCCACCGAACTGCCGCGCCGGCACGAGATCCTCCGTGCCCTCGAACGCATGATGGACACCATGGACCCGGACGACGTCCCGGGTACTGCGCCCGCCGGGCGGGCAGCGCTGGCCGAGGTCCTGGCCAGACCCGCCTACGCCTCCGCCCACCAGCTGTTCGCCACCGGCCACGCACACATCGACTCCGCCTGGCTGTGGCCCGTTCGGGAGACCGTGCGCAAATGTGCCCGGACCTTCTCCAACGTGGTGGCCCTCATGGACGAGGACCCGGACTTCGTGTTCTCCTGCTCCTCGGCCCAGCAGCTCGCCTGGATCAAGGAATTCTATCCGGAGCTCTTCGAACGCATCCGGGAGAAGGTGAAGTCCGGCCAGTTCATCCCCGTGGGCGGCATGTGGGTGGAATCCGACACCAACATGCCAGGCGGTGAGGCGATGGCCCGGCAGTTCGTGGAAGGCAAAAGCTTCTTCCTCAGCGAATTCGACGTCGAGTGCAGGGAAGCCTGGCTCCCGGATTCCTTCGGGTACTCCGCGGCCATGCCCCAGATCGTCAAGGCCGCCGGCAGCCGCTGGTTCCTCACCCAGAAAATCTCCTGGAACCAGATCAACCGGATGCCGCACCACACGTTCAACTGGGAAGGCATCGACGGCACCCGCCTCTTCACGCACTTCCCGCCGGTGGACACCTACAACTCCGAGCTCAGCGGCCGTGACCTGGCGCACGCCGAGCGCAACTACCGGGACCACGGCTACGGCGCCAGCTCGCTCGTCCCGTTCGGCTACGGCGACGGCGGCGGCGGACCTACGCGGGAGATGCTGGCCGCCGCGCACCGCGCAGCCGATCTGGAAGGCTCGCCGAAGGTCCGGATCGGTGCGCCGCGCAGCTTCTTTGAACAGGCCGAGGCCGAGTACACAGCGCTGCCCGTGTGGGTGGGGGAGATGTACCTGGAGCTGCACCGCGGCACCTACACCAGCCAGGCCAGGACCAAGCAGGGCAACCGCCGGTCCGAGCACCTCCTCCGCGAGGCTGAGCTGTGGTGCGCCACCGCGGCTGTCCGCTCCGGCGGGCAGTACACCTACCCCGCGGCCGAACTGAAGCGGCTGTGGCAGCTGGTCCTGCTGCAGCAGTTCCACGACATCCTGCCCGGCAGTGCCATCGCCTGGGTGCACCAGGACGCCGAACGCAACTACGCCGCCATCGCCACGGGACTGGAGGCGCTCATCAGCGAGGCGTCCGCAGCCCTGCTTGGCGAAGGCAGGAGGGAGTTCCTGCTCAACGCCAGCCCCCATGCCCGCCAAGGAGTCCCGGCGCTCGCAGCAGCCGCGCCTGCTGTATCCAAGGACGCAGCTACCCGGGATGAGGTTGCGGCCACGCCGCTGGAGGGCGGCTTTGTCCTGGACAACGGCGTTATCCGCGCCGTGCTGGATGACAACGGGCTCCTGACCTCCCTGCGGGATCACGGAACAGGCCGCGAGGCGATCGCTCCCGGCCAGTTCGGCAACCACCTGGAACTGCACCGCGACACCCCCAACGAATGGGACGCCTGGGACATCGACGAGTTCTACCGGCGGAACGTCACCAGCCTGGCCGACGCAGCGGAGGTGCGGCTGGAGCGGCACGGCGGGGACGCCGCCGTCGTGGTTGAACGGCTCACGGGGTCCTCCCGCATTACCCAGCGCATCACGCTGGAGCCGGGCAGCCCGTCCCTGCGGATCTCCACCGAGGTCGACTGGCAGGAACGTGAGAAGCTGCTCAAGCTGGGCTTCCCGCTGGACCTGAGGGCCGACCGCTCCGCGGCGGAGACACAGTTCGGCCACGTCTTCCGGCCCACCCACGTGAACACCTCCTGGGAAGCGGCGAAGTTCGAGATCTGCGCGCACCGCTGGATCCACGTCGCCGAACCGGGGTACGGCGTGGCCATCGCCAACGCCTCCACTTACGGGCACGACGTCGCCCGGTCTGTCAGGGACGACGGCGGGACCACCACCACCGTGAGGCTCTCCCTGCTGCGCGCGGCCAAGTTCCCCGACCCCGAGGCCGACCGCGGACGGCACGTGCTGGACGTCTGGGTCAGGCCGGCAGCGGGAATCGCCGAGGCCGTGGAGGAGGGCTACCGCGCCAACCTCGCGCCGAGGACGGTCCGCGGCGCGCACCCGGCCGAGGCGCTGGTTGCCGTGGACAACCCGGCACTGGTCATTGAAGCGGTAAAGCTGGCCGAAGACGGCTCCGGCGACGTCATCGTCCGGCTGTACGAATCACTGGGCCGGCGCTCCGCCGGACGGCTCACGGCCAACTTCGGGACCACGGGAATCCAGACCGTGGACCTGCTCGAGCGGCCGGTTGAAGGAACGGGTGTCGTGGCGGGAACAGACTCCGCCGAGCTCACGCTGCGGCCGTTCCAGCTGGTGACACTGAGGCTCGCCCGCTGA
- the fdhD gene encoding formate dehydrogenase accessory sulfurtransferase FdhD, with protein MGRVTQRRKVHRYVLDGSAAALEFPVRHREDVLAVEEPLEIRLGSLSFSVTMRTPGDDFDLVAGFLVSEGVIWDADQLISLRFCAGEDENGVQTFNVVEAQLRPDVPLPDTGRHVYTSSSCGICGTDSIESVTKSSHFNPAADRLTVPVESLASLPDKLREAQAVFEVTGGVHAAGLFRIDDDGGAELLCLREDVGRHNAVDKVVGWALRERRLPLSNTVLQVSGRASFELVQKAALAGIPVLAAVSAPSSLAVELAESTGVTLAGFSRGTSLNVYAGSGRIATSASVPR; from the coding sequence ATGGGCCGTGTAACGCAAAGACGCAAGGTACACCGCTACGTCCTGGACGGCTCGGCGGCAGCATTGGAATTTCCGGTCCGGCACCGGGAGGACGTGCTCGCGGTGGAAGAACCTCTTGAGATCCGGCTCGGCAGCCTGTCCTTCTCCGTCACCATGCGCACGCCGGGGGACGACTTCGACCTCGTGGCAGGTTTCCTCGTCTCCGAGGGCGTCATCTGGGATGCCGACCAGCTGATTTCGCTCAGGTTCTGTGCCGGCGAGGACGAAAACGGGGTCCAGACGTTCAACGTGGTCGAGGCCCAGCTGCGGCCCGATGTGCCCCTGCCGGACACGGGCCGGCACGTCTACACCTCCAGCTCGTGCGGGATCTGCGGCACGGACTCCATCGAATCAGTGACGAAGTCCTCGCACTTCAACCCCGCCGCCGACCGGCTCACCGTTCCGGTCGAATCACTTGCCTCCCTGCCGGACAAGCTGCGCGAGGCGCAGGCCGTCTTTGAGGTGACCGGGGGAGTGCACGCGGCCGGACTGTTCAGGATTGATGACGACGGCGGTGCGGAGCTGCTGTGCCTGCGCGAGGACGTGGGGCGGCACAACGCGGTGGACAAAGTGGTTGGCTGGGCTCTCCGGGAACGCAGGCTGCCGCTCAGCAATACCGTGCTCCAGGTATCCGGACGCGCCTCCTTCGAGCTCGTCCAGAAAGCCGCACTGGCCGGCATCCCGGTGCTTGCCGCGGTCAGCGCGCCCTCGAGCCTGGCGGTGGAGCTTGCCGAGTCCACCGGCGTCACGCTTGCCGGTTTCAGCCGGGGAACCAGCCTGAACGTCTACGCAGGCTCCGGCCGCATTGCCACGTCTGCATCGGTGCCGCGATAG
- a CDS encoding molybdopterin molybdotransferase MoeA has translation MTAAPEHRSDDDPHASAAETPGGDATAAGDGTVSAERTVGEPAPDTDPASGAGPAAAGKPDGQPEQEAPGEPDPHAKHLAHTWAEARQAAFDCASPIPAAPVPLREAVGRTLATDITAHQDMPHYASSAMDGWAVNGSGPWILAEPGQRLAPHQASVIVTGGLIPSGAKAVLRTESGVISTDDDGLPVLTLGGAARPGEPRNGQHIRKAAEEAAAGDVLVRAGVVLNPAHVALAALAGYDEVEVVGKPVVKLLLTGSEVIEQGLPGPGRVRDTFGPQLATVVEMLGGLCREQARIGDSYTEWLAGLEDSGIPEALNLPADVVITTGGTGRSGTDHFRRAVAELGGRLVIDGVAMRPGHPAVLAELPDGRFVLGLPGNPLAAMMALSTVGAPLLAALGHGQLPPVREVPCGTMIEPDPGRTRLMPFRLLYGMASPAQHTGPGMMRGLASADGVLVVPPHGVQLGEMVPAFALPWGPDIPEPKAAESKPKSPARKSASRTSAKQAAQNGPVDWSALLD, from the coding sequence ATGACAGCCGCGCCCGAGCACCGCTCCGACGACGACCCACACGCCTCCGCAGCGGAAACCCCTGGAGGGGACGCCACTGCTGCCGGCGACGGAACTGTTTCGGCCGAACGCACCGTCGGCGAACCCGCGCCTGACACCGACCCCGCATCAGGCGCCGGTCCCGCCGCCGCGGGCAAGCCGGACGGGCAGCCTGAGCAGGAAGCACCGGGGGAGCCGGACCCGCATGCCAAGCACCTGGCGCACACGTGGGCGGAGGCCCGGCAGGCCGCCTTCGACTGTGCCTCCCCGATCCCGGCGGCACCAGTTCCCTTGCGCGAGGCCGTGGGCAGGACCCTGGCCACGGACATCACCGCCCACCAGGACATGCCGCACTATGCGTCCTCCGCCATGGACGGCTGGGCAGTTAATGGAAGCGGTCCGTGGATCCTGGCCGAGCCCGGGCAGCGGCTGGCGCCGCACCAGGCGAGCGTGATCGTAACGGGCGGACTCATTCCCTCCGGCGCCAAGGCGGTGCTCCGCACCGAGAGCGGTGTGATCTCCACGGACGACGACGGGCTCCCCGTCCTTACGCTGGGCGGCGCCGCCCGCCCCGGCGAACCGAGGAACGGCCAGCACATCCGGAAAGCCGCAGAGGAGGCGGCCGCCGGCGACGTGCTGGTCAGGGCCGGCGTCGTGCTTAACCCCGCCCACGTGGCCCTCGCCGCCCTGGCCGGGTACGACGAGGTGGAGGTCGTCGGCAAGCCGGTGGTGAAGCTGCTGCTGACCGGCTCCGAAGTGATCGAGCAGGGACTGCCCGGGCCCGGGCGGGTGCGGGACACGTTCGGGCCACAGCTGGCCACGGTGGTGGAAATGCTGGGCGGCCTGTGCCGTGAACAGGCCCGCATCGGCGACAGCTATACGGAATGGCTGGCGGGCCTCGAAGACTCAGGCATCCCCGAGGCCCTGAACCTGCCGGCCGACGTCGTTATCACCACCGGCGGCACCGGCCGTTCCGGTACCGATCACTTTCGGCGAGCCGTGGCTGAACTCGGCGGACGGCTGGTCATCGACGGCGTGGCAATGCGGCCGGGACACCCCGCCGTCCTCGCCGAACTGCCGGACGGGCGCTTCGTGCTGGGGCTGCCGGGGAACCCGCTGGCCGCGATGATGGCTCTGTCCACGGTGGGCGCTCCGCTCCTGGCCGCCCTCGGACATGGCCAGTTGCCGCCGGTCCGGGAAGTTCCCTGCGGCACCATGATCGAACCCGACCCCGGCCGCACCCGGCTGATGCCCTTCCGGCTCCTGTACGGCATGGCCTCGCCCGCGCAGCACACCGGCCCCGGCATGATGCGCGGACTGGCATCGGCCGACGGCGTCCTCGTGGTGCCGCCGCACGGCGTCCAGCTGGGCGAGATGGTGCCGGCGTTCGCGCTGCCCTGGGGCCCGGACATCCCCGAACCCAAAGCCGCCGAATCCAAACCCAAGAGCCCGGCGCGGAAGTCCGCCTCCCGGACCTCCGCCAAGCAGGCAGCCCAAAACGGGCCCGTGGACTGGAGCGCCCTGCTTGATTGA
- a CDS encoding DUF6457 domain-containing protein, translating into MKSQDETLEEWCRLLLRAFELEDVDVDINEVLSVAGVAAHSVVRPAAPLTTFIAGLATGLKCAAGRAPDVDAMQSAMNVARNVAKSYAADEALAAAGSPAGSAETSTPAGTSVPSGTPGE; encoded by the coding sequence ATGAAAAGCCAGGACGAGACGCTTGAGGAATGGTGCCGTCTGCTGCTGCGGGCCTTTGAGCTCGAGGATGTGGACGTGGACATCAACGAGGTGCTGTCCGTTGCGGGAGTGGCTGCGCACTCCGTGGTGCGTCCGGCCGCACCGCTTACTACTTTCATAGCGGGGCTCGCCACCGGCCTTAAGTGCGCTGCGGGCCGGGCCCCGGACGTCGACGCCATGCAAAGCGCCATGAACGTGGCCCGTAACGTTGCGAAATCCTATGCGGCCGACGAGGCCCTGGCGGCGGCAGGTTCCCCGGCCGGCTCCGCTGAAACCTCGACGCCCGCCGGAACTTCGGTGCCCAGCGGGACTCCGGGGGAATGA
- a CDS encoding NTP transferase domain-containing protein, which produces MDFDAIILAGGRSSRLGGSPKSALMFDGATLLERSLTAAAGARHTVVVGPETGGLPGGVLSTREDPPFAGPAAAIAAGLAALRSAGRSDLVLVLACDMPRVGDAVGALLEALPGAGADGVMAASADGRQQPLAGFYSTAALERAVQDAAARNALAHGSVFALLASLDVQAVVVPAGSTDDVDTWDDAAALGVAVREQ; this is translated from the coding sequence GTGGACTTTGACGCAATAATCCTGGCCGGCGGCCGCTCCTCGCGACTGGGCGGCTCACCCAAGTCTGCCCTGATGTTCGACGGCGCCACCCTCCTCGAGCGCTCGCTTACGGCAGCAGCGGGTGCCCGGCACACTGTTGTGGTGGGACCTGAGACAGGCGGCCTTCCCGGTGGTGTTCTCAGCACGCGTGAGGACCCGCCCTTTGCGGGGCCGGCGGCGGCAATCGCCGCCGGGCTTGCCGCGCTCCGGAGCGCAGGCCGGTCGGACTTGGTCCTGGTTCTGGCGTGCGACATGCCGCGCGTGGGCGATGCTGTCGGCGCTCTGCTGGAAGCCCTTCCGGGCGCAGGCGCTGACGGCGTTATGGCGGCATCCGCGGACGGCCGCCAGCAGCCGCTGGCGGGTTTTTATAGCACAGCTGCGCTGGAACGCGCCGTGCAGGATGCCGCCGCACGTAACGCCCTGGCGCACGGGTCAGTCTTCGCCCTCCTTGCTAGTCTTGACGTGCAGGCTGTGGTTGTCCCTGCCGGCTCCACGGATGACGTGGACACCTGGGACGATGCGGCCGCGTTGGGAGTAGCTGTCCGGGAGCAATGA
- a CDS encoding NlpC/P60 family protein yields MTTRATIARHRAEVTKTSSLAVIAKAVGDNAGGMGRQAAVIAAASGLVLTSGIAANAAETNVQRESAPASTLEVQSAAAPTTISAASSIAISYEKPAVSTAPAPVVEAPKPVVKVQEAAPAVDAAPAADAAPAVQATAAVETAAPAAPKTTAASGKGAAIAAAAYAQLGVSQDCTALATNALAAVGIHYHGWPAGYLSLGRTVSAAEARPGDLAYYQNGGMGLAHIAVYVGNGMAVHGGWNGGTTALFSVNVGSGPVFIRVGG; encoded by the coding sequence ATGACTACACGTGCGACTATTGCACGGCACCGCGCCGAGGTCACCAAGACCAGCTCGCTTGCTGTCATTGCCAAGGCCGTCGGCGACAACGCCGGTGGCATGGGCCGCCAGGCCGCAGTTATCGCTGCTGCTTCCGGTCTTGTCCTGACCAGCGGCATCGCCGCCAACGCTGCTGAGACCAACGTCCAGCGCGAATCCGCTCCTGCTTCCACGCTGGAAGTCCAGTCCGCCGCGGCGCCGACCACCATCTCGGCCGCTTCCAGCATCGCCATCTCCTACGAGAAGCCTGCTGTCTCCACCGCTCCGGCTCCCGTCGTCGAGGCCCCGAAGCCCGTCGTAAAGGTCCAGGAAGCCGCTCCCGCCGTTGACGCTGCTCCGGCTGCTGACGCCGCACCGGCAGTCCAGGCCACCGCCGCCGTTGAGACCGCTGCCCCGGCAGCGCCGAAGACCACTGCCGCCAGCGGCAAGGGCGCTGCCATCGCCGCTGCTGCCTACGCACAGCTGGGCGTCTCGCAGGACTGCACCGCGCTGGCCACCAACGCACTCGCCGCCGTGGGCATCCACTACCACGGCTGGCCGGCAGGTTACCTGTCCCTCGGCCGCACCGTGAGCGCTGCTGAAGCCCGGCCGGGCGACCTCGCCTACTACCAGAACGGCGGCATGGGCCTGGCCCACATCGCTGTGTACGTCGGCAACGGCATGGCCGTCCACGGCGGCTGGAACGGCGGAACCACCGCACTGTTCAGCGTGAACGTCGGCTCCGGCCCGGTCTTCATCCGCGTCGGCGGCTAA
- a CDS encoding NlpC/P60 family protein, giving the protein MNPLDSVSKAVSANAGTVGRQAAVIAAASGLILSVGMPANAADANIGVSASSETGSQAAQLAVTAAPTATVSFERPAVTTVAAPVAETIAPQSNDEGQTAGAGQAADESTGAATAVTAKSTDGAASAAASGLAAIAYTGIGHPYVWGGTTPSGWDCSGFTQWVYAQAGISIPRVNAWNAMKPTSTPAPGDLVMQNGGAHVGIYVGNGMMISALNPADGTLLHAVSATGTSAFYTLR; this is encoded by the coding sequence ATGAACCCGTTGGACTCCGTGTCCAAGGCGGTTAGCGCCAATGCCGGCACAGTAGGTCGCCAGGCAGCTGTTATCGCAGCTGCTTCAGGACTCATCCTGAGCGTTGGCATGCCTGCCAACGCAGCCGACGCCAACATTGGTGTTTCCGCCTCCTCGGAGACCGGATCCCAGGCCGCACAGCTTGCTGTGACCGCCGCGCCCACCGCCACTGTCTCGTTCGAGCGTCCTGCTGTCACGACGGTGGCGGCCCCGGTCGCCGAAACCATCGCTCCGCAGTCGAACGATGAGGGCCAGACGGCCGGCGCAGGGCAGGCCGCCGACGAAAGCACCGGTGCGGCCACGGCCGTCACCGCCAAGTCCACCGATGGTGCGGCCTCCGCCGCGGCTTCCGGACTGGCTGCAATCGCGTACACCGGCATCGGCCACCCGTACGTGTGGGGCGGCACCACCCCCAGCGGCTGGGACTGCTCCGGCTTCACCCAGTGGGTTTACGCTCAGGCTGGCATCAGCATTCCCCGCGTCAACGCGTGGAACGCCATGAAGCCCACCTCGACGCCTGCCCCCGGCGACCTGGTCATGCAGAACGGCGGCGCCCACGTGGGCATCTACGTCGGCAACGGCATGATGATCAGCGCGCTGAACCCTGCGGACGGCACTCTCCTGCACGCGGTGTCCGCAACGGGCACGTCCGCTTTTTACACCCTTCGCTAA
- a CDS encoding M23 family metallopeptidase — MQNARGRRRATGPAPEPRLAEANAADRPRDAQREARRRRRGPLRQVTDFASASGVGQKAGVALAATGLLLTVTVPATSPVLAAGEQGGASASAASLAQPKVSAEPAAKIDFSRTSVSTTGDPDGKLKQLLSAQSAGSISRAASVGTLGGPLTTLVKSSPFGYRVSPITGGAGEFHRGQDFAAECGTQVLAAASGKVTFSGWHPYGGGNRIVIDHGNGLETTYNHLSSSSVQVGQKVTRGEVIALSGTTGASTGCHLHFEVMVNGDVVDPMGWL, encoded by the coding sequence ATGCAGAATGCCCGGGGCCGCCGCCGCGCGACTGGTCCCGCTCCGGAGCCGCGCCTTGCGGAGGCCAACGCCGCGGACCGTCCCCGGGACGCCCAGCGCGAAGCGCGCCGCCGCCGCCGGGGTCCGTTGCGGCAGGTTACGGATTTCGCCTCGGCCAGTGGCGTTGGGCAGAAAGCCGGCGTTGCCCTCGCGGCCACCGGCCTCCTGCTGACTGTTACTGTCCCCGCCACCAGCCCTGTCCTGGCTGCCGGCGAGCAGGGCGGGGCATCGGCGTCCGCTGCCTCACTGGCGCAGCCGAAGGTTTCGGCGGAACCGGCGGCAAAGATCGACTTCAGCCGCACGTCAGTCTCCACCACCGGCGACCCGGACGGAAAGCTCAAGCAGCTCCTGAGCGCCCAGTCGGCCGGCAGCATCAGCCGTGCGGCCTCGGTGGGCACCCTGGGCGGACCGCTGACCACGCTGGTCAAGTCCTCACCGTTCGGTTACCGGGTGAGTCCGATCACCGGCGGCGCCGGCGAGTTCCACCGCGGCCAGGACTTCGCCGCCGAGTGCGGCACCCAGGTGCTTGCTGCAGCCAGCGGCAAAGTCACTTTCTCGGGGTGGCACCCGTATGGCGGAGGAAACCGCATCGTGATCGATCACGGCAACGGCCTGGAGACGACGTACAACCACCTGTCGTCCTCCAGCGTCCAGGTTGGCCAGAAGGTCACCCGGGGCGAGGTTATCGCCCTCAGCGGGACCACAGGCGCCTCCACCGGCTGCCACCTCCACTTCGAGGTGATGGTCAACGGGGACGTCGTTGATCCCATGGGCTGGCTCTAG
- a CDS encoding metal-dependent transcriptional regulator, which yields MTDLIDTTEMYLRTILELEEENIVALRARIAERLRHSGPTVSQTIGRMERDGLVVVSGDRHLELTEVGRKRATEVMRKHRLAERLLADVIGLDWAYVHDEACRWEHVMSERVERRIYEMLDHPTESPYGNPIPGLAALGGQPARPFSDGVVNLLDAMTGYGPESKVTVSRLAEPIQVEPELLLQLDEGGIRPGAAVSLERVGEYISVRVPGFEGALELPPEVAAHVFVRLD from the coding sequence ATGACGGATCTGATCGACACCACGGAGATGTACCTTCGCACCATTCTGGAGCTGGAGGAAGAGAACATCGTGGCGCTTCGGGCACGCATCGCCGAACGTCTCCGCCACTCGGGCCCCACTGTTTCGCAGACCATCGGCAGGATGGAACGCGACGGCCTCGTCGTCGTCTCCGGCGACCGCCACCTGGAACTGACCGAAGTGGGCCGGAAGCGCGCCACCGAGGTGATGCGCAAGCACCGGCTCGCCGAGCGCCTGCTCGCTGACGTTATCGGCCTTGACTGGGCCTACGTCCACGACGAGGCCTGCCGGTGGGAACACGTCATGAGTGAGCGCGTGGAGCGCCGGATCTATGAAATGCTCGATCACCCCACCGAATCTCCCTATGGCAACCCGATTCCCGGCCTGGCCGCACTCGGAGGGCAGCCTGCACGCCCGTTCTCGGACGGGGTGGTGAACCTGCTCGATGCCATGACCGGCTACGGCCCGGAATCCAAGGTCACCGTCAGCCGCCTGGCAGAACCCATCCAGGTGGAGCCGGAGCTGCTGCTCCAGTTGGACGAAGGCGGGATCCGGCCCGGCGCCGCCGTCTCGCTCGAACGCGTGGGGGAGTACATCTCTGTCCGCGTACCGGGGTTCGAGGGTGCCCTTGAACTGCCGCCGGAGGTTGCTGCGCACGTGTTTGTGCGCCTGGACTAA
- the serC gene encoding phosphoserine transaminase — MSDTSITIPANLLPKDGRFGAGPSKVRPEQIEALSAAATTLLGTSHRQAPVKNLVGSVREGLSTFFRAPEGYEVVLGVGGSTAFWDVASFGLVEEKAQHLSFGEFGSKFAAATNKAPFLAESSIIKSEPGTCPAPKAEAGVDVYAWPQNETSTGVAAPVQRVNGADEGALVLVDATSAAGGLDVDVAQTDVYYFAPQKNFASDGGLWLGLFSPAALERAERVKASGRWIPDFLDLKTAIDNSKLNQTYNTPSLSTLVTLDAQVQWLNANGGLDFAAGRTADSAGRIYKWAEASEFATPFVANAAERSNVIATIDFDDSIDAAAIAKVLRANGIVDTEPYRKLGRNQLRIATFVAIEPSDVTALLECIDYVVGELKK; from the coding sequence GTGAGCGACACCAGCATCACTATTCCCGCAAATCTCCTGCCCAAGGACGGACGGTTCGGCGCCGGTCCCTCCAAGGTCAGGCCCGAGCAGATCGAGGCGCTCTCCGCAGCAGCCACGACGCTCCTTGGAACGTCCCACCGCCAGGCCCCGGTGAAGAACCTCGTGGGTTCCGTCCGCGAAGGCCTCAGCACCTTCTTCCGCGCCCCCGAAGGCTACGAGGTGGTCCTCGGCGTTGGCGGTTCCACCGCGTTCTGGGACGTTGCCAGCTTCGGCCTGGTGGAAGAGAAGGCACAGCACCTGTCCTTCGGCGAGTTCGGGTCCAAGTTCGCCGCGGCCACCAACAAGGCACCGTTCCTTGCGGAGTCCTCCATCATCAAGTCCGAGCCCGGCACCTGCCCCGCACCCAAGGCCGAGGCCGGCGTTGACGTGTACGCCTGGCCGCAGAACGAAACGTCAACGGGCGTTGCCGCGCCCGTCCAGCGCGTGAACGGCGCCGACGAGGGCGCGCTGGTGCTGGTGGACGCAACCTCGGCTGCCGGCGGCCTTGACGTCGATGTGGCCCAGACGGACGTCTACTACTTTGCGCCGCAGAAGAACTTCGCTTCCGACGGCGGGCTGTGGCTGGGCCTGTTCTCCCCGGCAGCGCTTGAGCGGGCCGAGCGCGTCAAGGCCAGCGGGCGGTGGATCCCGGACTTCCTTGACCTGAAGACCGCCATCGACAACTCCAAGCTGAACCAGACCTACAACACCCCCTCGCTGTCCACGCTCGTCACGCTGGACGCCCAGGTGCAGTGGCTGAACGCCAACGGCGGGCTGGACTTCGCCGCCGGGCGCACCGCCGACTCCGCCGGACGCATCTACAAGTGGGCGGAAGCCTCCGAATTCGCCACGCCGTTCGTTGCCAACGCCGCCGAACGTTCCAACGTCATCGCCACCATCGACTTCGATGACTCGATCGATGCCGCCGCCATCGCCAAGGTACTCCGCGCCAACGGCATCGTGGACACCGAGCCGTACCGGAAGCTGGGTCGCAACCAGCTGCGCATCGCCACGTTCGTGGCCATCGAGCCCTCCGATGTCACCGCCCTGCTGGAGTGCATCGACTACGTGGTGGGCGAGCTGAAGAAGTAA